One window from the genome of Cucumis melo cultivar AY chromosome 10, USDA_Cmelo_AY_1.0, whole genome shotgun sequence encodes:
- the LOC103489052 gene encoding paired amphipathic helix protein Sin3-like 4 isoform X1, with protein MKRSRDDVYMGSQLKRPAISTRAEASTQPQMAGAGSTQKLTTNDALVYLKRVKDIFQDKRQQYEDFLEVMKDFKAQRIDTAGVIARVKDLFKGHRDLILGFNTFLPKGYEITLPLEDDQPTQKKPVEFEEAINFVNKIKTRFQGDDHVYKSFLDILNMYRKENKSITEVYQEVAALFQEHPDLLVEFTHFLPDSSATGSVHYSSGRGLMLRDRHSAMPSMRQMQVDRKDRTIASHAERDLSVDRPEPDHDRALMKLDKDQRRRGDKEKERRDDRERREHDRDRVDRDYEHDGRRDFNMHRFPHKRKSARRIDDSSAEQLHPGGEGDENFGVHTISSYDEKNSAKSLYSQEFAFCERVKEKLRNAEDYQEFLKCLHIYSKEIITRAELQCLMGDLLGRYSDLMDGFNEFLSRCERNDGFLAGVMSRKSLWNEGSLPRTVQVEDRDRDRDREREKEDISKDRDRENRERDRLEKNAAFGSKDIVGHRMSVFSTKDKYLAKPINELDLSNCERCTPSYRLLPKNYPIPSASQRTDLGDQVLNDHWVSVTSGSEDYSFKHMRKNQYEESLFRCEDDRFELDMLLESVNVTTKRVEELLEKINNNVIKADCPITIEDHLTALNLRCIERLYGDHGLDVMDVLRKNAPLALPVILTRLKQKQEEWARCRYDFNKVWAEIYAKNYHKSLDHRSFYFKQQDTKSLSTKALLAEIKEISEKKRKEDDVLLAIAAGNRRPIIPNLEFEYPDPELHEDLYQLIKYSCGEICSTEQLDKVMKVWTTFLEPMLGVPSRPHGAEDTEDVIKAKIHPTKSATVVESDGSPGGGATMMHPKQLNSSRNGDESIPPEQSSSCRTWPLNGDNGVKEDSFHDADRTVRKGDPFCSISQHPKIQDNAPVNDELSGVSKQDNSTECFVNSNVSLATAAEQNNGKTNIENTSGLSTTPSRLGNGAVESGIELPSSEVGGPTRQILTANGAVTDGTKGHRYAEEPARHLKIEREEGELSPNGDFEEDNFANYDGELKALPKKEGVAGRQYPSNRGEEELCCREAGGENDADADDEGEESAQRSSEDSENASENGDVSASDSGDGEDCSREDHEDGEHDDNKAESEGEAEGMADAHDVEGDGTSIPFSERFLLTVKPLAKHVPPVLHEEGKESHVFYGNDSFYVLFRLHQTLYERIQSAKINSSSSERKWRASNDTTPTDLYARFMNALYSLLDGSSDNTKFEDDCRATIGTQSYVLFTLDKLIYKIVKQLQTVASDEMDNKLLQLYAYEKSRKVGRFVDAVYHENARVLLHDDNIYRIERSSTPTHLSIQLMDYGYDKPEVTAVSMDPIFSSYLHNDFFSVLPEKKVKSGIFLKRNKRKYACGDENSAACHALEGLKIVNGLECKIACSSSKVSYVLDTEDFLFRRNSKRKRLHGNSSCHNQSRSSSGDSSRRVKKFHKLLENS; from the exons ATCTACACAACCCCAAATGGCGGGAGCAGGAAGTACCCAGAAATTAACCACTAATGACGCCCTAGTATATCTCAAGAGAGTGAAGGACATATTTCAAGACAAGAGACAACAGTATGAAGACTTCCTTGAAGTTATGAAAGATTTCAAGGCCCAAAG AATTGATACTGCGGGAGTCATTGCAAGAGTAAAAGATTTGTTTAAAGGCCATCGAGATCTCATTTTGGGCTTCAATACGTTCTTGCCCAAAGGATATGAGATCACTCTCCCCCTGGAGGATGATCAACCTACACAAAAGAAACCTGTTGAGTTTGAAGAAGCTATCAATTTTGTGAACAAGATAAAG ACACGTTTCCAAGGCGATGATCATGTTTATAAATCATTTTTAGACATTTTAAATATGTACAGAAAGGAAAACAAGTCCATCACTGAGGTCTACCAGGAG GTTGCTGCACTTTTTCAAGAACACCCGGACCTGCTTGTTGAATTCACTCATTTTCTTCCAGATTCTTCAGCCACAGGATCTGTTCACTACAGCTCTGGAAGGGGTTTAATGCTTCGTGATAGACATTCTGCCATGCCCAGTATGCGGCAAATGCAAGTTGATCGG AAAGACCGTACTATTGCGTCCCATGCCGAACGTGACCTTAGTGTTGACCGTCCGGAACCAGACCATGATAGGGCCCTAATGAAACTGGACAAAGATCAACGTAGGCGTGGtgataaggaaaaggaaagaagagaTGATAGAGAGAGGAGAGAACATGATCGGGATAGGGTTGACCGAGATTACGAGCATGATGGAAGGAGGGACTTTAACATGCATCGGTTTCCCCACAAGAGGAAATCTGCACGTAGGATTGATGACTCATCTGCAGAGCAATTGCATCCTGGTGGAGAAGGCGATGAAAACTTTGGCGTACATACCATCTCTTCTTATGATGAAAAAAATTCTGCAAAGA GTTTATACAGTCAGGAGTTTGCTTTCTGTGAAAGAGTTAAAGAAAAGTTGCGGAATGCTGAAGATTACCAAGAATTTTTGAAATGTCTCCATATCTATAGCAAGGAGATAATTACCAGAGCAGAACTTCAATGTTTG ATGGGTGATTTACTTGGAAGGTATTCTGATCTTATGGATGGTTTCAATGAATTTTTGTCACGATGCGAGAGGAATG ATGGATTTCTTGCTGGTGTAATGAGTAGAA AGTCATTGTGGAATGAAGGAAGTTTGCCTAGAACAGTACAAGTGGAGGATAGGGACAGGGATAGAGATCGTGAGCGTGAGAAAGAGGATATTTCTAAAGATAGAGATCGTGAAAATCGAGAAAGAGATAGACTTGAAAAGAATGCTGCATTTGGAAGTAAAGATATTGTAGGTCACAGGATGTCTGTATTTTCTACCAAAGACAAGTATTTGGCAAAGCCAATAAATGAACTTGATCTATCGAACTGTGAACGTTGCACTCCCAGCTACCGCCTTCTGCCCAAAAAT TATCCAATACCTTCGGCCAGCCAAAGAACAGATCTTGGTGATCAAGTGTTGAATGATCACTGGGTATCTGTCACTTCTGGAAGTGAGGATTACTCCTTTAAACATATGCGCAAAAACCAGTACGAAGAGAGCCTTTTCCGATGCGAAGACGACAG GTTTGAACTCGACATGTTGCTGGAGTCTGTGAATGTGACTACTAAGCGTGTTGAAGAACTCCTTGAAAAGATCAACAACAATGTGATCAAAGCAGACTGTCCAATCACAATTGAGGATCACCTTACTG CTCTAAATCTGAGGTGCATCGAACGGTTATACGGTGACCATGGGCTTGATGTTATGGATGTGTTGAGGAAGAACGCACCTCTTGCTCTTCCAGTTATTTTGACCCGATTGAAGCAGAAACAGGAAGAATGGGCGCGGTGTCGTTATGACTTCAATAAAGTTTGGGCTGAAATATATGCCAAAAACTATCATAAGTCACTTGATCATCGTAGCTTCTACTTCAAGCAACAAGACACAAAAAGTTTGAGCACTAAAG CCTTGTTGGCAGAGATCAAAGAGATCAGTGAGAAGAAGCGGAAGGAAGATGATGTTTTGCTTGCTATTGCTGCTGGAAATAGACGACCCATAATTCCGAATTTGGAATTTGAGTATCCAGATCCTGAGCTTCATGAAGATTTATATCAGCTAATCAAATATTCCTGTGGAGAAATTTGCTCAACAGAACAATTAGATAAGGTTATGAAGGTATGGACAACCTTTTTGGAGCCCATGCTTGGTGTCCCTTCCCGACCTCATGGAGCCGAGGACACTGAAGATGTTATTAAGGCAAAGATCCATCCTACCAAGAGTGCCACTGTGGTAGAGAGTGATGGAAGTCCTGGTGGGGGTGCTACTATGATGCACCCAAAACAATTGAATTCTTCTAGAAATGGTGATGAAAGCATTCCACCTGAACAATCAAGTTCTTGCAGGACTTGGCCCCTGAATGGGGACAATGGAGTCAAAGAAGATAGTTTCCATGATGCGGATCGTACAGTACGGAAGGGAGATCCTTTCTGCAGTATTTCCCAACACCCTAAAATTCAGGATAATGCACCTGTGAATGATGAATTGTCTGGAGTAAGTAAACAAGACAATTCTACTGAATGCTTTGTCAATTCAAATGTATCCCTTGCAACTGCAGCCGAGCAAAATAATGGGAAGACTAACATAGAAAATACATCAG GATTGAGCACTACTCCTTCACGACTTGGAAATGGTGCTGTTGAGAGTGGAATTGAGTTACCTTCCTCAGAG GTTGGTGGCCCTACGAGACAAATTCTAACTGCAAATGGTGCAGTCACAGATGGCACAAAAGGCCATAGATACGCTGAAGAGCCTGCCAGACATTTGAAGATAGAAAGGGAAGAAGGGGAATTATCTCCAAACGGAGATTTTGAAGAAGATAACTTTGCCAATTACGATGGGGAGCTGAAAGCTCTGCCGAAAAAGGAAGGTGTTGCTGGCAGGCAATATCCAAGCAACCGAGGTGAGGAAGAATTATGTTGCAGAGAGGCTGGTGGAGAAAATGATGCTGATGCTGATGATGAAGGGGAGGAAAGTGCACAAAGGTCATCAGAGGATAGTGAAAATGCCTCTGAGAATGGTGACGTTTCTGCGAGTGATTCTGGTGATGGAGAGGATTGTTCTCGTGAAGATCACGAGGATGGAGAACATGATGATAATAAGGCTGAGAGTGAAGGTGAGGCAGAAGGGATGGCCGATGCCCATGATGTAGAAGGAGATGGAACATCTATACCATTCTCTGAGCGCTTTCTATTGACTGTAAAGCCTCTTGCCAAGCATGTTCCTCCTGTGTTGCATGAAGAAGGAAAGGAGTCTCATGTATTTTATGGAAATGACTCTTTTTATGTGCTTTTTAGGCTTCACCAA ACGCTGTATGAGAGAATACAATCTGCAAAGATCAACTCTTCATCCTCAGAGAGGAAATGGAGGGCCTCAAATGATACAACCCCCACGGATCTTTATGCCAG GTTCATGAATGCACTTTATAGTCTACTGGACGGTTCCTCTGATAACACAAAGTTTGAAGATGATTGCCGAGCTACTATTGGAACCCAGTCATATGTTCTGTTCACATTAGACaaactaatttataaaattGTCAAACAG CTTCAAACAGTTGCCTCAGATGAGATGGACAACAAACTTCTCCAACTATATGCGTATGAGAAGTCGAGAAAAGTGGGAAGATTTGTTGATGCAGTTTATCATGAAAATGCTCGTGTACTTCTTCATGATGATAATATCTATCGCATAGAACGA TCATCAACTCCTACTCATCTTTCGATTCAGCTTATGGACTATGGCTACGATAAGCCTGAAGTAACGGCTGTTTCCATGGACCCCATTTTTTCGTCTTATCTGCATAATGACTTCTTCTCAGTTCTCCCCGAGAAAAAAGTGAAGTCAGGGATCTTCTTGAAGAG AAACAAACGTAAATATGCCTGTGGCGATGAGAATTCTGCTGCATGCCATGCTTTGGAAGGGCTTAAAATTGTTAATGGTCTGGAGTGTAAAATTGCATGCAGTTCGTCAAAG GTTTCGTACGTTTTAGATACAGAAGACTTTTTATTTCGTAGAAATAGCAAAAGGAAACGTTTGCATGGAAATAGCTCATGCCACAACCAGTCAAGGTCTTCTAGTGGCGATTCAAGTAGGAGGGTAAAGAAGTTCCACAAGCTACTTGAGAACTCATGA
- the LOC103489052 gene encoding paired amphipathic helix protein Sin3-like 4 isoform X3, giving the protein MKRSRDDVYMGSQLKRPAISTRAEASTQPQMAGAGSTQKLTTNDALVYLKRVKDIFQDKRQQYEDFLEVMKDFKAQRIDTAGVIARVKDLFKGHRDLILGFNTFLPKGYEITLPLEDDQPTQKKPVEFEEAINFVNKIKTRFQGDDHVYKSFLDILNMYRKENKSITEVYQEVAALFQEHPDLLVEFTHFLPDSSATGSVHYSSGRGLMLRDRHSAMPSMRQMQVDRKDRTIASHAERDLSVDRPEPDHDRALMKLDKDQRRRGDKEKERRDDRERREHDRDRVDRDYEHDGRRDFNMHRFPHKRKSARRIDDSSAEQLHPGGEGDENFGVHTISSYDEKNSAKSLYSQEFAFCERVKEKLRNAEDYQEFLKCLHIYSKEIITRAELQCLMGDLLGRYSDLMDGFNEFLSRCERNDGFLAGVMSRKSLWNEGSLPRTVQVEDRDRDRDREREKEDISKDRDRENRERDRLEKNAAFGSKDIVGHRMSVFSTKDKYLAKPINELDLSNCERCTPSYRLLPKNYPIPSASQRTDLGDQVLNDHWVSVTSGSEDYSFKHMRKNQYEESLFRCEDDRFELDMLLESVNVTTKRVEELLEKINNNVIKADCPITIEDHLTALNLRCIERLYGDHGLDVMDVLRKNAPLALPVILTRLKQKQEEWARCRYDFNKVWAEIYAKNYHKSLDHRSFYFKQQDTKSLSTKALLAEIKEISEKKRKEDDVLLAIAAGNRRPIIPNLEFEYPDPELHEDLYQLIKYSCGEICSTEQLDKVMKVWTTFLEPMLGVPSRPHGAEDTEDVIKAKIHPTKSATVVESDGSPGGGATMMHPKQLNSSRNGDESIPPEQSSSCRTWPLNGDNGVKEDSFHDADRTVRKGDPFCSISQHPKIQDNAPVNDELSGVSKQDNSTECFVNSNVSLATAAEQNNGKTNIENTSGLSTTPSRLGNGAVESGIELPSSETLYERIQSAKINSSSSERKWRASNDTTPTDLYARFMNALYSLLDGSSDNTKFEDDCRATIGTQSYVLFTLDKLIYKIVKQLQTVASDEMDNKLLQLYAYEKSRKVGRFVDAVYHENARVLLHDDNIYRIERSSTPTHLSIQLMDYGYDKPEVTAVSMDPIFSSYLHNDFFSVLPEKKVKSGIFLKRNKRKYACGDENSAACHALEGLKIVNGLECKIACSSSKVSYVLDTEDFLFRRNSKRKRLHGNSSCHNQSRSSSGDSSRRVKKFHKLLENS; this is encoded by the exons ATCTACACAACCCCAAATGGCGGGAGCAGGAAGTACCCAGAAATTAACCACTAATGACGCCCTAGTATATCTCAAGAGAGTGAAGGACATATTTCAAGACAAGAGACAACAGTATGAAGACTTCCTTGAAGTTATGAAAGATTTCAAGGCCCAAAG AATTGATACTGCGGGAGTCATTGCAAGAGTAAAAGATTTGTTTAAAGGCCATCGAGATCTCATTTTGGGCTTCAATACGTTCTTGCCCAAAGGATATGAGATCACTCTCCCCCTGGAGGATGATCAACCTACACAAAAGAAACCTGTTGAGTTTGAAGAAGCTATCAATTTTGTGAACAAGATAAAG ACACGTTTCCAAGGCGATGATCATGTTTATAAATCATTTTTAGACATTTTAAATATGTACAGAAAGGAAAACAAGTCCATCACTGAGGTCTACCAGGAG GTTGCTGCACTTTTTCAAGAACACCCGGACCTGCTTGTTGAATTCACTCATTTTCTTCCAGATTCTTCAGCCACAGGATCTGTTCACTACAGCTCTGGAAGGGGTTTAATGCTTCGTGATAGACATTCTGCCATGCCCAGTATGCGGCAAATGCAAGTTGATCGG AAAGACCGTACTATTGCGTCCCATGCCGAACGTGACCTTAGTGTTGACCGTCCGGAACCAGACCATGATAGGGCCCTAATGAAACTGGACAAAGATCAACGTAGGCGTGGtgataaggaaaaggaaagaagagaTGATAGAGAGAGGAGAGAACATGATCGGGATAGGGTTGACCGAGATTACGAGCATGATGGAAGGAGGGACTTTAACATGCATCGGTTTCCCCACAAGAGGAAATCTGCACGTAGGATTGATGACTCATCTGCAGAGCAATTGCATCCTGGTGGAGAAGGCGATGAAAACTTTGGCGTACATACCATCTCTTCTTATGATGAAAAAAATTCTGCAAAGA GTTTATACAGTCAGGAGTTTGCTTTCTGTGAAAGAGTTAAAGAAAAGTTGCGGAATGCTGAAGATTACCAAGAATTTTTGAAATGTCTCCATATCTATAGCAAGGAGATAATTACCAGAGCAGAACTTCAATGTTTG ATGGGTGATTTACTTGGAAGGTATTCTGATCTTATGGATGGTTTCAATGAATTTTTGTCACGATGCGAGAGGAATG ATGGATTTCTTGCTGGTGTAATGAGTAGAA AGTCATTGTGGAATGAAGGAAGTTTGCCTAGAACAGTACAAGTGGAGGATAGGGACAGGGATAGAGATCGTGAGCGTGAGAAAGAGGATATTTCTAAAGATAGAGATCGTGAAAATCGAGAAAGAGATAGACTTGAAAAGAATGCTGCATTTGGAAGTAAAGATATTGTAGGTCACAGGATGTCTGTATTTTCTACCAAAGACAAGTATTTGGCAAAGCCAATAAATGAACTTGATCTATCGAACTGTGAACGTTGCACTCCCAGCTACCGCCTTCTGCCCAAAAAT TATCCAATACCTTCGGCCAGCCAAAGAACAGATCTTGGTGATCAAGTGTTGAATGATCACTGGGTATCTGTCACTTCTGGAAGTGAGGATTACTCCTTTAAACATATGCGCAAAAACCAGTACGAAGAGAGCCTTTTCCGATGCGAAGACGACAG GTTTGAACTCGACATGTTGCTGGAGTCTGTGAATGTGACTACTAAGCGTGTTGAAGAACTCCTTGAAAAGATCAACAACAATGTGATCAAAGCAGACTGTCCAATCACAATTGAGGATCACCTTACTG CTCTAAATCTGAGGTGCATCGAACGGTTATACGGTGACCATGGGCTTGATGTTATGGATGTGTTGAGGAAGAACGCACCTCTTGCTCTTCCAGTTATTTTGACCCGATTGAAGCAGAAACAGGAAGAATGGGCGCGGTGTCGTTATGACTTCAATAAAGTTTGGGCTGAAATATATGCCAAAAACTATCATAAGTCACTTGATCATCGTAGCTTCTACTTCAAGCAACAAGACACAAAAAGTTTGAGCACTAAAG CCTTGTTGGCAGAGATCAAAGAGATCAGTGAGAAGAAGCGGAAGGAAGATGATGTTTTGCTTGCTATTGCTGCTGGAAATAGACGACCCATAATTCCGAATTTGGAATTTGAGTATCCAGATCCTGAGCTTCATGAAGATTTATATCAGCTAATCAAATATTCCTGTGGAGAAATTTGCTCAACAGAACAATTAGATAAGGTTATGAAGGTATGGACAACCTTTTTGGAGCCCATGCTTGGTGTCCCTTCCCGACCTCATGGAGCCGAGGACACTGAAGATGTTATTAAGGCAAAGATCCATCCTACCAAGAGTGCCACTGTGGTAGAGAGTGATGGAAGTCCTGGTGGGGGTGCTACTATGATGCACCCAAAACAATTGAATTCTTCTAGAAATGGTGATGAAAGCATTCCACCTGAACAATCAAGTTCTTGCAGGACTTGGCCCCTGAATGGGGACAATGGAGTCAAAGAAGATAGTTTCCATGATGCGGATCGTACAGTACGGAAGGGAGATCCTTTCTGCAGTATTTCCCAACACCCTAAAATTCAGGATAATGCACCTGTGAATGATGAATTGTCTGGAGTAAGTAAACAAGACAATTCTACTGAATGCTTTGTCAATTCAAATGTATCCCTTGCAACTGCAGCCGAGCAAAATAATGGGAAGACTAACATAGAAAATACATCAG GATTGAGCACTACTCCTTCACGACTTGGAAATGGTGCTGTTGAGAGTGGAATTGAGTTACCTTCCTCAGAG ACGCTGTATGAGAGAATACAATCTGCAAAGATCAACTCTTCATCCTCAGAGAGGAAATGGAGGGCCTCAAATGATACAACCCCCACGGATCTTTATGCCAG GTTCATGAATGCACTTTATAGTCTACTGGACGGTTCCTCTGATAACACAAAGTTTGAAGATGATTGCCGAGCTACTATTGGAACCCAGTCATATGTTCTGTTCACATTAGACaaactaatttataaaattGTCAAACAG CTTCAAACAGTTGCCTCAGATGAGATGGACAACAAACTTCTCCAACTATATGCGTATGAGAAGTCGAGAAAAGTGGGAAGATTTGTTGATGCAGTTTATCATGAAAATGCTCGTGTACTTCTTCATGATGATAATATCTATCGCATAGAACGA TCATCAACTCCTACTCATCTTTCGATTCAGCTTATGGACTATGGCTACGATAAGCCTGAAGTAACGGCTGTTTCCATGGACCCCATTTTTTCGTCTTATCTGCATAATGACTTCTTCTCAGTTCTCCCCGAGAAAAAAGTGAAGTCAGGGATCTTCTTGAAGAG AAACAAACGTAAATATGCCTGTGGCGATGAGAATTCTGCTGCATGCCATGCTTTGGAAGGGCTTAAAATTGTTAATGGTCTGGAGTGTAAAATTGCATGCAGTTCGTCAAAG GTTTCGTACGTTTTAGATACAGAAGACTTTTTATTTCGTAGAAATAGCAAAAGGAAACGTTTGCATGGAAATAGCTCATGCCACAACCAGTCAAGGTCTTCTAGTGGCGATTCAAGTAGGAGGGTAAAGAAGTTCCACAAGCTACTTGAGAACTCATGA